The following are encoded in a window of Megalops cyprinoides isolate fMegCyp1 chromosome 16, fMegCyp1.pri, whole genome shotgun sequence genomic DNA:
- the LOC118790989 gene encoding LON peptidase N-terminal domain and RING finger protein 3-like, with the protein MGTESVEGIVMLELAAEAFQAKNFQLAADIYECQLQNFADVATQQELLVKRADALAFDGRLSEAFEIYQRASKLERLRPAQLENLTECLTNSIQRKEGVVSLKNQQESGTTACGGYDAFTCRICWGYLYEPVTLPCGHCFCRKCLPRESMPVCCKECKDSSKLTDVQNYRVNVVLSNLLSKYFSSELLAVQLRQEGNRLYAEKKLEAALEKYNEAIQIAPRDHVLFSNRSQINSSLKRFEDALGDAEMACKLQPHWLKGHLRKAQALLSLRKMEEALTEYLLCIALEPESKLAKSEAQKLLSDLFAPVPDDVQEGIPDCVTLLSSRARIKGNAVTSSGSFEHTSSIRLHKDCNKSKDNTIFQEELKLPQVPSCIETVDGLDVKPACCEERSVSSVCHPTVIDRSYILKRKHSTEEEEEEDKKASGTERPCKRSKSEGMLKDGAGSRFAIASDLDAADLECSLCMRLFYEPVTTPCGHTFCLKCLERSLDHNSKCPLCKEDLSEYLAQRRYCKTFLMEDLIAIYLPDELVDRQKMNEEEIAELSNLNKNVPIFVCTMAFPTVPCPLHIFEPCYRLMIRRCMETGTKQFGMCLSNSINGFADYGCMLEIRSVEFFADGRSVVDTIGKRRFRVIQHSQRDGYNTADIEYLEDEKVEGEKEVELRTLHDAVYDQAVTWVNSLKPEQRERIEGHFGPMPEKDPEPQVSPNGPSWCWWLLAVLPLEGRAQLPFLALTSLKDRLAGIRRVLLFMSRNRSR; encoded by the exons ATGGGCACAGAGAGCGTGGAAGGAATTGTCATGTTGGAGCTCGCTGCGGAAGCCTTTCAAGCGAAAAACTTTCAGCTTGCTGCTGACATCTACGAATGCCAACTACAGAATTTCGCCGACGTCGCTACCCAACAGGAGCTGTTAGTGAAGCGGGCTGATGCTCTGGCATTTGATGGCAGGCTTAGTGAAGCTTTCGAAATCTACCAGAGAGCTTCTAAACTCGAGAGGTTACGACCTGCACAGCTTGAAAATCTGACAGAATGTCTAACCAACAGCATCCAAAGAAAAGAGGGGGTTGTCAGTCTAAAGAACCAACAGGAGTCAGGGACTACCGCATGCGGCGGATATGATGCTTTCACTTGCAGGATATGTTGGGGATATCTATACGAGCCGGTTACATTGCCTTGTGGACACTGCTTTTGCAGAAAGTGCCTGCCAAGGGAAAGTATGCCAGTTTGCTGCAAGGAGTGCAAAGATAGTTCGAAACTCACCGATGTGCAGAATTACAGGGTCAACGTGGTTCTCAGCAACTTGTTGTCCAAGTATTTTTCATCCGAGCTGCTTGCTGTTCAGCTGAGACAAGAGGGGAATAGATTATATGCAGAGAAGAAACTGGAGGCTGCTTTGGAGAAATACAACGAAGCAATACAAATAG ctcCAAGGGACCATGTGCTTTTCAGCAACCGATCACAGATAAACTCCAGTCTGAAAAGGTTTGAAGATGCACTAGGTGATGCAGAGATGGCATGCAAACTTCAGCCTCACTGGCTTAAG GGACATTTAAGGAAAGCGCAAGCTCTTCTCTCACTGAGAAAAATGGAGGAAGCTTTAACAGAGTACTTGCTCTGCATCGCTCTAGAACCAGAAAGCAAATTGGCAAAGTCAGAGGCTCAAAAG CTGCTGAGTGATCTCTTCGCTCCAGTTCCCGATGACGTCCAGGAGGGAATACCAGACTGCGTTACTTTGCTGTCCTCGAGAGCCAGGATAAAGGGAAATGCAGTGACCTCATCAGGCTCTTTTGAACATACCAGCTCAATAAGGCTGCACAAG GACTGCAACAAGAGCAAAGACAACACAATCTTTCAAGAAGAGCTGAAGTTGCCACAGGTGCCGAGTTGCATTGAAACAGTGGACGGCCTGGATGTGAAGCCAGCCTGCTGCGAGGAGAGAAGTGTTTCCTCGGTGTGTCACCCCACTGTCATCGACAGAAGCTACATTCTCAAACgcaagcacagcacagaggaagaggaggaggaagataaAAAAGCATCAGGCACAGAACGGCCTTGCAAGCGCTCCAAATCAG AAGGGATGTTGAAAGATGGGGCAGGATCGAGGTTCGCCATCGCCAGTGACCTTGACGCAGCTGACCTGGAGTGCTCTTTGTGTATGAG GCTTTTCTATGAACCGGTCACCACACCGTGTGGTCACACCTTCTGCCTGAAATGTCTGGAGAGAAGTCTTGACCACAACTCCAAATGCCCCTTGTGCAAGGAGGACCTCTCTGAG TACTTGGCTCAGAGGCGATACTGTAAGACCTTCCTGATGGAGGACCTAATTGCCATATATCTGCCTGATGAGCTTGTTGACCGACAGAAAATGAACGAGGAAGAAATCGCTGAACTATCCAA tctgAACAAGAACGTGCCTATATTTGTTTGCACCATGGCCTTCCCCACTGTCCCCTGCCCCCTTCACATCTTTGAGCCCTGCTATCGGCTCATGATCCGTCGGTGCATGGAAACCGGAACCAAGCAGTTTGGAATGTGCCTGAGCAATTCCATCAACGG GTTTGCTGATTATGGATGCATGCTGGAGATCCGGAGCGTGGAGTTCTTCGCTGACGGCCGCTCTGTTGTGGACACCATTGGAAAAAGAAGATTCAGAGTTatccagcacagccagagagatGGATACAACACAGCAGACATTGAATACCTGGAAGATGAGAAG gtggagggagaaaaggaggtaGAGTTAAGGACACTCCACGATGCTGTGTACGATCAAGCCGTAACCTGGGTCAATTCACTGAAGCCTGAGCAGAGAGAACGGATCGAGGGTCACTTTGGCCCCATGCCTGAAAAGGATCCAGAACCACAG GTCAGTCCCAACGGGCCTTCCTGGTGCTGGTGGCTCCTCGCAGTCCTGCCTCTGGAGGGCCGTGCCCAGCTCCCTTTTCTTGCCCTGACCTCCCTCAAAGATCGGCTGGCAGGCATCCGCAGGGTGCTCCTCTTCATGTCCCGAAATCGCTCCCGGTGA
- the zgc:66433 gene encoding CRACD-like protein codes for MAGFYSCLRGRNESDMASGLPDVMVNQEAAETSEECSGKKKSKFQTFKNFFAKKKRKEAAVPVNESVLKSSQSSDNVNAPEVTPAHSDADQDSGSKVNMGNKAMSHDSVFVSDSPSSEANDGLASSQDSIHGKVKSLQLQLKQAIKLGSPPSLICVKKGEDAGALSEDDGLPCSPPEISTLHTVLTGSSHRSSNLVQRTSSLSLEGSESEDDQMSLEASSRPVSPLVTLPVDFSQPASPAACLDTSAARHRIAVRHKACAKRKPASREILEGGKVKVLSGRVPLIVKEERLSTVTTEPSAEEKNEDEPMRETEYGEEQEEDAEAAPPASVLPVSQTETEPAIPDEPSKSEAEEQSSAQDLCSSSSSSSSSSSSSSSDSETELDAEEALPATDPVPDLQQPLQLAAPLTNLQEFSSSLEPPAGQSTDPLDSECEVPAEEPSSLLQEVLSSLECPMTSAFVLDPNAVALEVNEANTGIESMEEDLTVIPGSLSPASEEEEKGDFAPVSIAYSSPDAPDAELSKEEEPAELEEGDDEEEAAPAESLIEEEEDLSEGSGEAKVEEEEEEEQEEAMLEEVEEESIKKKEEEEAMEEGEAVEDEVEEKEVEAMEEGVEDEEEEDDQVVTASEVPLQEVLAYSSEGEEEEEEKDDMRVELAPEIHECMFSEESETAEVDLVSADAVKPLSDDSSDSEQSSTESTECTIELSAQVARDDTCLPLSQAADFDQPAALAPGSTEPDPTTVEPSCNTDVSAEQSTEKPSNVPEDPEKLPDVPEPSKVRFTIAPAWQRSLSGGTYKEPGFTHPIKPEAFEQGPAEPRDLSGKAEVAAASPDRTQSSAPPSIPRQPPSPEANSAENPFGIRLRKTAVLLRYSSEGSGEHPGTTDRVEPMEPPRLPQSGPPSTKPALPKKPDLLDDSLTKLRKTPEPAVSKVPGGTVDSPSWISLAKQKQKSFIENSPEETLERKFPLEKDEALTEGSLPTLTNLSNKEKAKLSGSPVTTSCSLEICKPAAVEKEGKRTLAHSPPAPLGQDEPPWLALAKKKAKAWSEMPQIVQ; via the exons GAAAAAAGAAGTCAAAATTCCAGACATTCAAAAACTTCTTTGccaagaagaaaagaaaagaggctGCAGTTCCTGTTAACGAGAGTGTTTTGAAGTCCAGTCAGTCTAGTGACAATGTCAATGCTCCCGAGGTCACACCAGCCCACTCTGATGCAGACCAGGACTCTGG GTCGAAAGTTAACATGGGGAACAAGGCCATGTCACATGACAGTGTCTTTGTCTCTGACTCCCCTTCATCGGAAGCCAATGACGGCCTCGCGTCTTCTCAGGACAGCATTCATGGGAAAGTGAAGTCTCTGCAG ctgcagctcaaACAGGCCATCAAGTTGGgctcccccccctctctcatctGTGTGAAGAAGGGGGAGGATGCGGGGGCCCTGTCAGAGGATGACGGCCTGCCCTGCAGCCCCCCGGAGATCTCCACCCTGCACACCGTCCTGACGGGGTCATCTCACAGG TCCTCTAACCTGGTCCAGAGGACAAGCTCGCTGAGCCTGGAGGGATCAGAGAGTGAGGATGACCAG ATGTCCTTGGAGGCATCCTCCAGACCGGTCAGTCCTCTGGTCACGCTCCCGGTGGACTTCAGCCAGCCCGCCAGCCCCGCTGCCTGCCTGGACACCTCAGCTGCCCGGCACCGCATCGCCGTCAGACACAAGGCCTGCGCCAAGAGGAAGCCTGCCAGC AGGGAGATACTTGAGGGTGGTAAAGTGAAGGTTTTGAGTGGGAGAGTGCCTCTCATTGTAAAAGAAGAGCGACTGAGCACAGTCACAACAGAGCCGTCTGCTGAGGAGAAAAATGAAG atgagccgatgagagagacagagtatgGTGAAGAGCAGGAAGAAGACGCTGAAGCTGCTCCTCCTGCGAGTGTCCTGCctgtttcacagacagagaCGGAGCCTGCAATTCCAGATGAGCCCTCTAAGAGTgaggcagaggagcagagctCTGCACAGGATCTTtgctcctcctcatcctcctcctcttcctcctcctcctcctcctcttctgacTCTGAGACAGAATTAGATGCTGAGGAGGCCCTTCCAGCCACTGACCCTGTCCCAGACCTCCAGCAGCCCCTCCAGCTTGCAGCTCCTCTGACCAATCTCCAGGAATTTTCCTCATCTCTggagccccctgctggacaaTCCACAGACCCACTGGATTCTGAGTGCGAGGTCCCAGCTGAGGAGCCCAGCTCCCTGCTCCAGGAAGTGTTGAGCTCACTGGAGTGCCCTATGACCTCTGCATTTGTGCTGGACCCTAATGCTGTGGCCCTAGAGGTCAATGAGGCAAACACAGGTATTGAGAGCATGGAAGAAGATTTGACGGTCATACCAGGTTCCTTGTCCCCTGCctcagaggaggaagagaagggtgATTTTGCCCCTGTGTCTATTGCATACAGCAGCCCTGATGCTCCAGATGCAGAGCTGTCCAAGGAAGAAGAACCTGCTGAATTAGAGGAaggtgatgatgaggaagaaGCAGCCCCTGCTGAAAGTCTCATTGAAGAAGAGGAAGATCTCTCTGAGGGAAGTGGAGAAGCCAAagtagaggaagaggaggaggaagagcaggaggaagcCATGCTGGAAGAGGTAGAGGAGGAATCCATTaagaagaaggaagaggaggaggccatGGAGGAGGGGGAAGCTGTGGAGGATGAGGTAGAAGAAAAGGAGGTAGAAGCCATGGAAGAAGGGgtggaggatgaagaggaggaggatgaccAAGTAGTGACAGCCTCAGAGGTCCCTCTGCAGGAAGTTCTTGCATATTCATCAGAgggtgaagaagaggaggaagaaaaggatGACATGAGAGTGGAGCTGGCACCAGAGATCCATGAGTGTATGTTCTCAGAAGAGTCTGAGACAGCAGAGGTGGACCTGGTCTCTGCGGATGCAGTGAAGCCCCTGTCAGATGACAGCTCTGACtcagaacagagcagcacagagagcacagagtgCACCATCGAGCTGTCTGCTCAGGTGGCCAGAGACGacacctgtctgcctctgtcgCAAGCGGCCGACTTCGACCAGCCTGCAGCCCTGGCACCTGGCAGTACAGAACCTGACCCAACCACAGTGGAGCCTTCCTGTAATACAGACGTCagtgcagagcagagcacagaaaaACCCTCCAATGTCCCAGAGGATCCTGAGAAACTGCCAGATGTTCCTGAGCCAAGCAAAGTCAGGTTCACTATTGCCCCGGCTTGGCAGAGATCCCTTTCAGGAGGCACCTACAAAGAGCCTGGTTTCACCCATCCCATCAAGCCCGAGGCTTTTGAGCAGGGGCCTGCCGAACCAAGAGACCTCTCTGGCAAGGCCGAAGTAGCAGCAGCCAGCCCTGACAGAACCCAGAGCTCAGCGCCCCCCTCTATTCCAAGACAGCCTCCCTCTCCAGAAGCAAACAGTGCTGAGAATCCATTTGGGATTCGGCTAAGGAAGACTGCGGTCCTGCTGCGCTACAGCTCAGAGGGCTCCGGAGAGCACCCTGGAACCACAGATCGTGTGGAGCCTATGGAACCGCCAAGACTCCCCCAATCCGGGCCCCCCAGTACAAAACCCGCCCTGCCCAAAAAACCTGACCTGCTGGACGACAGCCTTACCAAGCTCAGGAAAACCCCCG agCCAGCTGTCAGCAAAGTGCCAGGAGGGACCGTGGATTCACCAAGCTGGATTTCTTTAGCCAAGCAGAAGCAGAAATCCTTCATAGAGAATTCACCGGAGGAGACCCTTGAGAGAAAGTTCCCTCTTGAGAAG GATGAAGCACTCACGGAAGGCTCTTTACCCACCTTGACAAATctgtcaaataaagaaaaagccAAGCTTTCAGGTTCACCTGTCACAA CGTCCTGTTCCCTGGAGATCTGTAAACCTGCAGCAGtggaaaaggaaggaaagaggaCCCTGGCGCACTCACCCCCGGCGCCTTTAGGCCAGGACGAGCCCCCGTGGCTGGCCCTGGCTAAGAAGAAGGCCAAGGCCTGGAGCGAGATGCCCCAGATTGTGCAGTGA